The sequence below is a genomic window from Flavobacterium sediminilitoris.
GGCGCATCGGCAATAATAAATTTTCTCTTCTTGGTTGAGAAATATTTATATGCAACATCAATTGTAATTCCTTGTTCTCTTTCTGCTCTCAGTCCGTCTGTTATTAATGACAAATCAATATCAACATCTTCTTGTTTTGTTTGTTTTTGTAAAACACCCAATTGGTCTGTATGAATACTATCTGAATCATACAATAGACGTCCTATTAATGTGCTTTTCCCATCATCTACATTTCCTGCTGTAATAAATCGTAATGTGTTCATTTATATACTTTTTTTTTAAAGCTTACTAACTTTAATTTTTACTTCCTTTTCTTTTAAAAATACCCTTGTTTTTTACGATCTTCCATTGCAGCTTCTGAAAGTTGATCGTCTAATCTGGTTTCTCCTCTTTCACTTAAACGTGTTTTAACAATGTCATCTATTATATCTTGTATTGTTTCTGCTTTTGAAGGCACAGCAGCCGTACATGTCATATCTCCTACTGTTCTATATCTTACATTTTCCACTACTACCGTATCTCCTTCAAGCGGCTGAATAAACTGTGATGTTGCTACTAGTCTATCTTGATACACAATACATTCTCTTTCATGAGCGAAATATAAGTTAGGTAACTCAATATTATATTTTTGAATATAATTCCAAACATCTAATTCTGTCCAATTACTAATTGGAAAGACACGAACATTATTTCCTTTTTGGATTTTACCATTAAGAATGTTCCATAATTCTGGTCGTTGTAGTTTTGGATCCCATTGTCCAAAATCATCTCTTACAGAAAAAATACGTTCTTTAGCTCTTGCTTTTTCTTCATCTCTTCTTGCTCCTCCAATACATGCATCAAAATTATTATCTTGAATAGCATCTAAAAGTGCATACGTTTGTAAAGAATTTCTAGACGGAAACCTTCCTTGTGTTTCTTTCAAATTATACTTTTTAATACTATCTTCTACAGACGCAACTATTAATTTTTCTCCAATTTTATTTACTAGATAATCTCTAAAAGCAATAGCTTCAGGAAAATTATGTCCAGTATCTATATGTACTAAAGGAAATGGAAATTTTCCAGGACGGAATGCTTTCAATGCTAAATGAACCAATACTATTGAATCTTTTCCTCCTGAAAATAGTAATGCAGGATTTTCAAACTGTGCAGCCGTTTCTCGAAGTATGTAAATTGCTTCACTTTCTAATTGTTCTAAATAATTACTATTGTTTGTCATTTCTTTATCTAAATATTATTTTATTAATCAGTGTAAATGAGAGTTATAAAAAAAGCCTCCACAAAATGCAGAGGCTTCAATTGGCTATTTTAAATAATTAACTTTTAGGCAATAGAATGTCTCTGCGGATATTTCCACATCATACAACACATATTGCAAAAAAATATTTTCATTGTTCTTTATTTACGGAGCAAATTTAGAATTATTTTCTTTATAAAAAAAATAAATAGATTAATTTTCTAAACTTTGTTAAAAATAACACTAAAAAAAGAATTTAAAACAAATATATAGGCTAAATTTAGAATTATTTTTTACAAAACTACTTTTTTTTAGATTCTAAAAATAAAATTTAAATTAAATTAAAAAAACACTTGATATTCAATTCGATTACTTAAATTTGCACTCTATAATAAGAGGAGAAATTTGAACTGATTGCAACCTCTATTCTTTGCTTAACCAAGAATTTAATAAATTCTATATTGTATTAAGATAAGGAATAAAAAATGCTAAAGCAGTACAATTACTACTACTTTAGATTTTCTGCAATTTAATTTTTCTTCATTTAATTTTAAAAAATATATAGAATATGGCTTATTTATTTACGTCAGAATCTGTGAGTGAAGGACATCCAGATAAAATAGCTGACCAGATTAGTGATGCATTAATTGACAACTTTTTAGCATTTGATTCAGAATCTAAAGTAGCTTGCGAAACTCTTGTAACTACAGGACAAGTAATTTTAGCTGGTGAAGTAAAATCAAAAATTTACTTAGATGTTCAACAAATTGCGCGAGATGTAATTAAAAAAATTGGTTACACAAAAAGCGAATATATGTTTGAAGCTAATTCTTGTGGAATTTTATCAGCAATACACGAGCAATCGGCAGATATTAATCAAGGAGTTGACAGAGCTACAAAAGAAGAACAAGGAGCAGGTGACCAAGGAATGATGTTTGGTTATGCAACTAATGAAACTGCTGAATACATGCCTTTAGCACTTAAGCTTTCACATGAAATTCTTCAAACTCTAGCAGAATTAAGAAGAGAAAATAATGAAATTACTTATTTAAGACCAGATGCTAAATCTCAGGTTACATTAGAATATAACAACGAAAACAAACCTGTTCGTATTGATGCTATTGTGGTATCTACACAACATGATGAATTTGCTGATGAACCAACAATGCTTGCAAAAATTAAGAAAGATATTATTGAAATTTTAATTCCAAGAGTCATTGCAAAAAATTCTCAGTATGCACATCTATTTAATGATGCTATTAAATATCACATTAATCCAACAGGAAAATTTGTAATAGGTGGACCTCATGGAGATAGTGGATTAACAGGTAGAAAAATTATTGTAGACACTTACGGAGGAAAAGGTGCTCATGGTGGTGGTGCTTTCTCTGGAAAAGATCCAAGTAAGGTTGACCGATCTGCTGCTTATGCAACAAGACATATTGCTAAAAACTTAGTAGCTGCTGGTGTTGCTGAAGAAATTTTAGTACAAGTTTCTTACGCAATTGGTGTTGCTGAGCCGACAAATGTATATGTAAACACTTATGGCACAAGCAAATTATCGTTATCAGACGGTGAAATCGCTAAAAAAGTAGCTGAAATTTTCGATATGCGACCTTACTTCATTGAGCAACGTCTAAAATTAAGAAATCCTATTTATAGTGAAACAGCAGCTTATGGACACATGGGAAGAACTCCTCAAGTTGTTACTAAAACTTTTAAATCGCCAAATGGTGAAGAAAAAACAGTTGAAGTTGAATTATTTACCTGGGAAAAACTAGATTTTGTAGACAAAGTAAAAAGTGCTTTTAACATCTAATTCTTAGAGAAATATATAACACACAAAAGACCTGCAATTGCAGGTCTTTTTTTTATCTATAAAAGTTAATGATTATAAATTATACTTCATACTCAATATTATATATCTTGGCTGAACAATATAACTTGAGAAGCTATTTGTACCTCCTAATTGATTGAAACTATTACTATTTAGAGCTTTTGTATTTAATAAATTTGTTCCTGAAAGTTTCCATTCAACTTTACTATCTTTTTTTTGATAAGTTAAACTTGAAGACAAGAAATCATATTCTGTATCTATTGTTTTTGCTCTATTTCTATTATGATAAAAACTATATTCTGAAACAAAAGAAAAAGCATTCAAAAAATAATATTCTAATTCTACTGAGGGATTATCTGTGTAAAAAACGCTACTTGAATTATCATTTATACCGTACGCGTATTGTAAACTTATATTTGGTATCTTTTTATAATTTGTAGAGAAGCGTACATTATAATTTTGAGAAAATGATTCTGTTGTTTGAACTTTTTCTTCTGTTGAAGATAACACTCTAATATTATTAAATTTACTCCAGTTTAAATTAAATCCTGCTGAAGCTTTATAATATTTTGCAAAAGACCTTCCATAATTTGCAGATCCTGAAAATGTTTCATCTGCAAAATTAGAATCTATATTTACTGAAGATGTTACTTGATTTGCACTTGTAAGCAATGCTTTATTTTTAATTGCATCTACCTGTCTTGTATATGATATATTTGCAAATATATTTTCAAAATTAAACATATTGTATTTGAAATAACGAAGACTATGCACTTGTGATAGTGAGTTTTCTAAAAAACGGTTTCCGCTAAATAAATTATTATAGTTAGAAAAAACTAACCCTTCTGCAAGCTTCACAATGTCTGTAAAATTATTTGACAATGAAAAATTATACGTTAAGTTTTCTGATTTTTTAATTTGATACTGCGCATAAAAATCGGGTAAAAATCGATTAAAACTTTGTTTATTTTGACCTCCTAATTGAATATCTTTTGTATTATAATTATGCACACTAAACCCTGGATTAAAAGTAAATTTTCCTGTTATAAATTTATAATGAAGTCCTAAAAAAACATCATTAAACGCATAACTTACATCATTATTACTTTCTTCCGAATTTAAATCGTTTACTGCTTGATTATCTAAAACTTGAAAAATATGCGAATCAAAATTCTGATATGAATATGTATTTCCAACTGTTACGTTTATATTGCTTTTTGGTGTAAGCATATAATAATAATCAAACTTAATGTCTGTTTTATTTGTTTTCACAAAACGCTTTTGAGAAACATCGTCACGTACTTGCATGGTATTGTATTCTGACCCTAAATTAAATGCCAAGTTTTGCAAATTTGCATTATAAAAAGGATCTTCTTGTTGATACAAATGCTGAGTTTCAAATGCAAAAACATTCTTGTCATCAAGTGTATAGTAGTAATTTAAATTTTGATTTATACTGAATGGTTTTTGTTTTTTATTTGTATAAATATCTCCTAACTCGGTTGAAGTTACACTTTGATTCTCTTTTTGATTAGAAAACTTTACAATTGCATCATAATCAAAATGTGTTTTTGCAGAAGGAATATAACTAGAACTTAATTTAAAAATTCCTAAATCGCTTTTTTGTCTTGAAATATCTTCTTTTTCTTCCACACTATTTGCTGAAGCTCCTTCTGGCAAATCATTTACAGAATTTGTTTGTACATCTGTTTTATTTCCTAGAAAAATTCCAAAACCACTTAGAGTCCAAGATTTTGAAGGATTATAACTAAAATTTGCTGCTCCAAATTTAGTATCAATATTTGCTGCTTGATTATTTCTTAATCCTAAAATTCCTAAATCATTTGAAGAAACATTAAAACTAGAACCTCCTTTTCTCATCATACTTCTAAATCCACCTGTAAATTTAAAATAATCGCGCATTGTAAGAGGAAGTTCTCCAATATTATTAATGTTACCAATAACATTTATACTATATTTTGGACTATAATAAAACAATTTTGGGTTTACAATATATCTATCTTCTTTATGCCCAACTCCAATTCCTGCTGTGAAATCGCCAAACCAAAAATTCTTTTTGCCTTCTTTTAGCTTAATATTTATAGCAATATTTTCGTCATTATTTTCAAGTCCTTTTAAATTAGACACTTCATTGTAATTTCTCAATACTTGAATTTTATCTAATGCATCTGCTGGAATATTCTTTGTAGCAATTTTTGTATCTCCATCAAAAAAATCCTTTCCTTCAACCATTACTTTCTGAACTGTTTTCCCTTCCACTTGAATTTCTCCATCTTTATTTACTTCTACTCCTGGCAATTTTTTCAAAACATCTTCTAATTTACGTTCTGTTCCATTTGTAAAAGAATCAGAATTATAAATAATCGTATCGCCTGATATGGAAACTGGCATTTCATATACTACTTCCACATCATTTAACTGCACACCTTGAGCCATTGAAATATCATAAGTCATATTACTGGATGTTGTTGAGACATTTTTTTCAAAAGACTGGAAACCGATGTAGCTTGCTTTTATTTTATACGATGTATTCGTTTTTAAGTTTAAAATAAATTTACCATTTTCATTAGTAATTGCATAAGCATCCATAGCTTTTGTATCGTTGTTAATAGCCATAACATTTGCCATTTCCAATCCAAGTCCTGTACTATCTTTAACAATACCTTCAAAGCGGATATTTTGAGAAAAACCTATTGAAGTAATAAGTAAAAAGGCAATTATAAGATTATTATTCATTTTTATAGTATTCGTTTATCATATAAGAAGAAGTCGAGAATTATATTATTTTGTTACATCATAAAACCTATTTTAGTTAGACAATTACAAACTAATAAGGTTTAATTCATTTTAATTTCGATAACTCCATCTTCATTCATCATACTTCTTATTTTTTTCTCTTGTATTTCATCAAATTCTTTTTGATTTACTTTCTTGCCATTTTTCGGGGCTTTTATTTCAATTTTATCACTTGGATTTAATACAATTTTTGAACATAAATATGTTGTATTTGATTCATGAAGTTCTAAAATTAATCCTGGTAATCCCCAATATTTACCTGGACCATTTGAAACTGGAATTTCCATTGTGTACCAAGCTTCAATTATTTTTTCTTTAGGTTCACTTAAACTAAAAAAACTAGTTTTATCTCCTTCTTTCTTTTTCTTAAACTCTTCATATTCCTTTATTTCTTTTTCTGTTACAGGAAAAATAATTTGGGCTTTAAAGCATGTATAATTTCCTATTTTTTTCTGTTCATTTGTTATTTTCCAATCGAATTTTTCCAATGAATCAATTACTAAAAATTCTTTTCCAAAAATATCTTTATCTGTTATATAATACTTTTTTTTAAAATCTTTGTAAAACTTAGAACCATTACCACCAGAAAAACCCACATCAACTCTAATTCCTCCTGAAGAAGGATTGGTAACCGCTAATTTTTCTTCCTCTTGATAAATTGACTCTGTGCTTGTAAATTTTAGTTCATAAGTCTTTTCAAATGCTTTCTTCATTTTTTCCATCATTCTTTCTTTTACATCTGGTGTAATATTATCCCCAGAAATATTAAAGTCTTTCATTTGAGTTTGAGAAGAGTAAAAAGCAATTCCTTGAAAGTTTTGTGCAAAACTATTAGTTACAATAATTAATAATACTATTCTAAAAAGTAAATTTTTCATTTTGATTAATTTAAAATTATGT
It includes:
- the cysD gene encoding sulfate adenylyltransferase subunit CysD, yielding MTNNSNYLEQLESEAIYILRETAAQFENPALLFSGGKDSIVLVHLALKAFRPGKFPFPLVHIDTGHNFPEAIAFRDYLVNKIGEKLIVASVEDSIKKYNLKETQGRFPSRNSLQTYALLDAIQDNNFDACIGGARRDEEKARAKERIFSVRDDFGQWDPKLQRPELWNILNGKIQKGNNVRVFPISNWTELDVWNYIQKYNIELPNLYFAHERECIVYQDRLVATSQFIQPLEGDTVVVENVRYRTVGDMTCTAAVPSKAETIQDIIDDIVKTRLSERGETRLDDQLSEAAMEDRKKQGYF
- the metK gene encoding methionine adenosyltransferase yields the protein MAYLFTSESVSEGHPDKIADQISDALIDNFLAFDSESKVACETLVTTGQVILAGEVKSKIYLDVQQIARDVIKKIGYTKSEYMFEANSCGILSAIHEQSADINQGVDRATKEEQGAGDQGMMFGYATNETAEYMPLALKLSHEILQTLAELRRENNEITYLRPDAKSQVTLEYNNENKPVRIDAIVVSTQHDEFADEPTMLAKIKKDIIEILIPRVIAKNSQYAHLFNDAIKYHINPTGKFVIGGPHGDSGLTGRKIIVDTYGGKGAHGGGAFSGKDPSKVDRSAAYATRHIAKNLVAAGVAEEILVQVSYAIGVAEPTNVYVNTYGTSKLSLSDGEIAKKVAEIFDMRPYFIEQRLKLRNPIYSETAAYGHMGRTPQVVTKTFKSPNGEEKTVEVELFTWEKLDFVDKVKSAFNI
- a CDS encoding TonB-dependent receptor, which codes for MNNNLIIAFLLITSIGFSQNIRFEGIVKDSTGLGLEMANVMAINNDTKAMDAYAITNENGKFILNLKTNTSYKIKASYIGFQSFEKNVSTTSSNMTYDISMAQGVQLNDVEVVYEMPVSISGDTIIYNSDSFTNGTERKLEDVLKKLPGVEVNKDGEIQVEGKTVQKVMVEGKDFFDGDTKIATKNIPADALDKIQVLRNYNEVSNLKGLENNDENIAINIKLKEGKKNFWFGDFTAGIGVGHKEDRYIVNPKLFYYSPKYSINVIGNINNIGELPLTMRDYFKFTGGFRSMMRKGGSSFNVSSNDLGILGLRNNQAANIDTKFGAANFSYNPSKSWTLSGFGIFLGNKTDVQTNSVNDLPEGASANSVEEKEDISRQKSDLGIFKLSSSYIPSAKTHFDYDAIVKFSNQKENQSVTSTELGDIYTNKKQKPFSINQNLNYYYTLDDKNVFAFETQHLYQQEDPFYNANLQNLAFNLGSEYNTMQVRDDVSQKRFVKTNKTDIKFDYYYMLTPKSNINVTVGNTYSYQNFDSHIFQVLDNQAVNDLNSEESNNDVSYAFNDVFLGLHYKFITGKFTFNPGFSVHNYNTKDIQLGGQNKQSFNRFLPDFYAQYQIKKSENLTYNFSLSNNFTDIVKLAEGLVFSNYNNLFSGNRFLENSLSQVHSLRYFKYNMFNFENIFANISYTRQVDAIKNKALLTSANQVTSSVNIDSNFADETFSGSANYGRSFAKYYKASAGFNLNWSKFNNIRVLSSTEEKVQTTESFSQNYNVRFSTNYKKIPNISLQYAYGINDNSSSVFYTDNPSVELEYYFLNAFSFVSEYSFYHNRNRAKTIDTEYDFLSSSLTYQKKDSKVEWKLSGTNLLNTKALNSNSFNQLGGTNSFSSYIVQPRYIILSMKYNL
- a CDS encoding GLPGLI family protein, whose amino-acid sequence is MKNLLFRIVLLIIVTNSFAQNFQGIAFYSSQTQMKDFNISGDNITPDVKERMMEKMKKAFEKTYELKFTSTESIYQEEEKLAVTNPSSGGIRVDVGFSGGNGSKFYKDFKKKYYITDKDIFGKEFLVIDSLEKFDWKITNEQKKIGNYTCFKAQIIFPVTEKEIKEYEEFKKKKEGDKTSFFSLSEPKEKIIEAWYTMEIPVSNGPGKYWGLPGLILELHESNTTYLCSKIVLNPSDKIEIKAPKNGKKVNQKEFDEIQEKKIRSMMNEDGVIEIKMN